The proteins below come from a single Halomonas binhaiensis genomic window:
- a CDS encoding cory-CC-star protein — protein MHDDDDKEHDPRLKRIRAWLSQARFFAEETYSVRYRGAIARAQRDEDDLFMLLVFSEMMGMPNPVAYYTLELQPLLLERFHDWHKRMGMEHSPLDHFRCC, from the coding sequence ATGCATGACGATGATGACAAGGAGCATGATCCGCGTCTCAAGCGGATTCGAGCCTGGCTGAGCCAGGCTCGATTCTTCGCCGAAGAAACCTATTCTGTCCGCTATCGTGGGGCCATTGCCCGTGCCCAGCGGGATGAAGACGACCTGTTCATGCTGTTGGTGTTCTCCGAGATGATGGGAATGCCCAACCCGGTGGCCTACTACACCCTGGAGCTTCAGCCGCTACTGCTGGAGCGCTTCCACGACTGGCACAAGCGCATGGGCATGGAGCACTCGCCGCTCGATCATTTCAGGTGCTGCTGA
- a CDS encoding ArsA family ATPase encodes MKELLEKRLLWVGGKGGVGKTTVSAALAVLAARRGQRVLVVSTDPAHSLGDVFDRELGDVPRRLLPGLEAMEIDPDAEVESYLTRVTQQMRRYAAPEMMKELERQMRLTRQSPGTQEAALLERLSRLITAEDSDHDLIIIDTAPTGHTLRLLSLPEAMVAWTDGLLAHSRKSEELGKVLSHLTPKRGRDVATPFDDPQEDPLSDLDERTRDVARTLIERRRLFHRARRCIEDAGQTGFLFVLTPERLPILETVRAVAALEEVQIPVAGTLVNRVIPAQADGDFLSARREQEARYLERIDTELGHLPRPRLPWLPTDVQGLEILESLADYLEDAGF; translated from the coding sequence ATGAAAGAGTTGCTGGAAAAACGCTTGCTGTGGGTCGGTGGCAAGGGGGGAGTGGGCAAGACCACGGTGTCGGCAGCGTTGGCGGTGCTGGCTGCGCGGCGTGGCCAGCGAGTATTGGTGGTTTCCACCGACCCTGCCCATAGCCTGGGGGATGTCTTCGACCGTGAACTGGGCGATGTTCCGCGACGCCTGCTACCCGGCCTGGAGGCCATGGAGATTGATCCTGATGCGGAGGTGGAGTCCTATCTGACAAGGGTCACTCAACAGATGCGCCGCTATGCTGCTCCGGAAATGATGAAGGAGCTGGAGCGCCAGATGCGTCTGACCCGACAGTCACCGGGCACTCAGGAAGCCGCTTTGCTGGAGCGATTGTCGCGGCTGATCACCGCGGAGGACTCCGATCATGACCTGATCATCATCGACACAGCCCCCACCGGCCATACATTGAGACTCCTGAGTCTTCCCGAAGCCATGGTCGCCTGGACCGACGGCTTGCTGGCCCACAGCCGCAAGTCCGAGGAACTCGGCAAGGTCCTCTCCCACCTGACACCCAAGCGGGGGCGGGATGTGGCCACACCCTTTGACGACCCCCAGGAGGACCCGCTGTCCGATCTCGACGAGCGCACCCGCGATGTGGCACGTACGCTGATCGAGCGGCGTCGGCTCTTTCATCGTGCCCGGCGATGTATCGAGGATGCTGGGCAGACAGGATTTCTTTTCGTGCTGACTCCGGAGCGTCTGCCGATCCTCGAGACCGTGCGCGCGGTGGCAGCGCTGGAGGAGGTCCAGATTCCGGTGGCTGGCACGCTGGTCAACAGAGTGATTCCTGCGCAGGCCGATGGCGATTTCCTGAGTGCCCGTCGTGAGCAGGAAGCCCGCTATCTCGAGCGTATCGACACCGAACTTGGCCATCTGCCGCGGCCACGGTTACCTTGGCTGCCCACCGACGTACAGGGGCTGGAGATCCTGGAATCCCTGGCGGACTACCTTGAGGACGCGGGCTTCTGA